One Falco naumanni isolate bFalNau1 chromosome 12, bFalNau1.pat, whole genome shotgun sequence genomic region harbors:
- the STON1 gene encoding stonin-1, which yields MCSTNPANWVTFDDEPLFQSPQKSVDNQSSCKANGLKLNLSSVHDSSSRSSSTGSTPLSSPVVDFYLSPGPPSNSPLTTPTRDYPGSPCLPKPGIHILYPIPEWPLNVNLLPSPGICSSLTSQKPSSLPLNTLPNDHPVKTLVSKSTDEGSPNPPGGCEELGDSSSAPGRFPYFQGDCAFSSPFWKEGCLPSTSPVNVSTHRKDKALDRSVCHPKDKEACHDQKSLNQGSFSYICERLEHLQADSCAAAGSPPVSSTRAWHGLSPAVPCSLFRSRNVDGWPFMLRIPEKKNMMSSRQWGPIYLSVLAGGVLQMYYEKGLEKPFKEFQLQPHCKLSEPKLESYNVSGKIHTVKIECVSYMEKRRYHPKVEVIHEPEVDQMLKLGTTDYNDFTDFLVTVDEELMKLPAVSRQRRNYEEQEMTLEIVDNFWGKVTKAEGKLVESAVITHIYCLCFVNGTADCFLTLNDLELQKRDQRYFEKEEEKKWIDILDYHFHNCVKVQEFEQSRIIKFTPLDACRLELMRFRTQYNGQDLPFSVKAAVVVQGAYVELQAFINMSSTAPIPTRVPSVKYCENIMIRFPVPTQWVKALWTMNLQRQKSLKAKMNRRACLGALHEVESDPVIQVSVGTAKYESAYRAVVWKIDRLPDKNSSSDHPHSLSYKLELGSDQEIPSDWYPFATVQFIVHDTCASGTEVKSLGVESDLQPQKHVVQKAFYNCQVEIEKKWIRLDGEDPDKAGNCLMQ from the exons ATGTGTTCCACAAATCCAGCCAACTGGGTCACCTTCGATGACGAGCCACTCTTCCAGTCGCCTCAGAAATCGGTTGATAATCAGAGCAGTTGTAAAGCAAATGGCCTTAAACTCAATCTGTCCAGTGTGCATGACTCTTCAAGTAGGTCATCTTCTACAGGCAGCACTCCACTCTCGTCTCCTGTAGTTGACTTCTACCTAAGTCCTGGACCACCCAGCAACTCTCCACTTACTACACCTACCAGAGACTACCCAGGGAGTCCATGCCTCCCAAAGCCTGGGATTCACATTCTTTATCCCATCCCCGAATGGCCATTGAACGTTAACCTTCTTCCATCACCTGGGATTTGCTCATCCCTAACCTCACAGAAACCGAGCAGCCTTCCTTTGAACACCTTGCCTAATGACCATCCAGTTAAGACTTTGGTCTCCAAATCAACAGACGAAGGAAGCCCTAATCCACCAGGAGGTTGTGAGGAGTTAGGAGACTCGTCCTCGGCACCGGGGCGCTTCCCGTACTTCCAGGGCGACTGTGctttttccagtcctttttGGAAGGAAGGATGCTTGCCCAGCACATCACCAGTTAACGTTAGCACACACAGGAAGGATAAAGCACTTGACAGGAGCGTCTGTCATCCTAAAGACAAAGAAGCTTGCCACGATCAGAAAAGCCTTAACCAGGGCTCCTTCAGCTACATCTGCGAGAGGCTCGAACACCTGCAAGCTGACAGCTGCGCCGCCGCGGGGAGCCCGCCTGTCTCCAGCACTCGGGCATGGCACGGGCTCTCCCCCGCGGTCCCCTGCAGCCTCTTCAGGAGCCGGAACGTGGATGGGTGGCCATTCATGCTGAGGATTCCCGAAAAGAAGAACATGATGTCGTCTCGGCAGTGGGGCCCTATTTACCTTAGCGTCCTAGCCGGAGGTGTATTGCAGATGTATTATGAAAAGGGCCTGGAGAAACCTTTCAAGGAattccagctgcagccacactGTAAGCTGTCCGAACCCAAATTAGAGAGCTATAATGTCTCGGGAAAAATCCATACCGTGAAGATCGAGTGCGTGTCTTAtatggagaaaaggaggtaTCATCCCAAAGTAGAAGTGATCCATGAACCAGAGGTTGATCAGATGTTAAAGCTGGGCACCACAGATTATAACGACTTCACCGATTTCCTCGTAACGGTCGACGAAGAGCTTATGAAGCTTCCTGCTGTTTCTAGACAGAGGAGGAATTATGAAGAGCAAGAAATGACGCTGGAGATAGTGGATAACTTTTGGGGGAAAGTCACtaaggcagaaggaaaactcGTGGAAAGTGCTGTCATCACGCACATCTACTGCTTATGTTTTGTGAACGGGACTGCTGACTGCTTTCTAACCCTGAATGACCTGGAGCTCCAGAAGAGGGACCAGCGTTACTttgagaaggaggaggagaagaaatggaTCGATATTCTCGATTACCATTTCCATAACTGTGTTAAAGTGCAGGAATTTGAACAATCGCGAATTATTAAGTTTACGCCCCTGGATGCCTGCAGGCTGGAACTGATGCGTTTCAGGACACAGTACAACGGGCAAGACCTTCCCTTTTCTGTGAAGGCAGCAGTAGTGGTTCAGGGGGCGTATGTTGAACTTCAGGCTTTTATAAACATGTCTTCAACTGCTCCAATCCCAACGCGTGTACCCTCTGtgaaatactgtgaaaacaTTATGATACGCTTTCCCGTTCCCACGCAGTGGGTCAAAGCACTTTGGACCATGAACCTCCAAAGGCAGAAGTCcctaaaagcaaaaatgaatagGAGGGCATGCCTTGGCGCTTTACACGAGGTTGAATCTGATCCCGTAATACAAGTCTCGGTTGGAACAGCAAAATATGAGAGTGCCTACAGGGCGGTTGTGTGGAAGATAGACAGGCTTCCAGATAAAAACTCAA GTTCAGATCATCCACACAGCCTGTCTTACAAATTGGAACTGGGATCAGACCAGGAAATACCGTCTGACTGGTATCCGTTTGCTACTGTCCAGTTCATTGTTCATGATACCTGTGCCTCAGGAACAGAAGTCAAATCACTGGGCGTAGAGAGCGATCTGCAGCCCCAGAAACACGTGGTCCAGAAAGCTTTTTACAATTGCCAG GTTGAAATTGAAAAGAAGTGGATTAGGCTTGATGGAGAAGATCCAGATAAGGCTGGGAACTGCCTAATGCAGTAA